One genomic region from Dehalobacter restrictus DSM 9455 encodes:
- a CDS encoding TM1266 family iron-only hydrogenase system putative regulator — protein MESRVAIIGIIVEDTGSTEKLNAILHDYGQYIIGRMGLPYREKSISIISIAVDAPQDVISALSGKLGKLPGVSSKAAFSKVTVKKENEAADETADR, from the coding sequence ATGGAGTCCAGAGTAGCGATAATCGGAATCATTGTGGAAGATACCGGGTCGACCGAGAAACTCAATGCGATTTTGCATGATTATGGGCAGTATATTATTGGCAGAATGGGCCTGCCGTACCGTGAAAAAAGCATTAGCATCATCAGCATTGCAGTGGATGCCCCGCAGGATGTGATCAGCGCCCTTTCCGGGAAGCTCGGAAAACTGCCGGGGGTTAGTTCCAAAGCGGCATTTTCCAAGGTAACCGTTAAAAAGGAAAATGAGGCCGCCGATGAAACAGCTGATAGATAA
- the hydE gene encoding [FeFe] hydrogenase H-cluster radical SAM maturase HydE has translation MKQLIDKLQETCVLAPEEYRVLIDQHRDAGLAEYLFAKARTVKMQNYGHDVYLRGLIEFTNYCKNDCYYCGIRKSNGKAERYRLSKKQILDCCAAGYALGYRTFVLQGGEDGYFTDKKIIEIIQSIKKNHPDCALTLSIGEKSYETYQAFYEAGADRYLLRHETADAEHYGRLHPAVMSLKNRKQCLYDLKEIGYQVGCGVMVGSPFQTTEALVEDLLLIKELNPHMVGIGPFIPHHETPFADQESGTLELTLFLLGLIRLMLPSVLLPATTALGTIHPQGRELGILAGANVVMPNLSPVEVRNKYLLYDNKICTGDEAAECRSCLQKRMESIGCQLPVSRGDHRSMV, from the coding sequence ATGAAACAGCTGATAGATAAACTTCAGGAAACGTGCGTGCTTGCACCGGAAGAATACAGGGTACTGATAGATCAGCATCGAGATGCCGGGCTTGCTGAATATCTGTTTGCCAAGGCCAGAACGGTAAAGATGCAAAACTACGGTCACGATGTCTATCTGCGGGGACTGATCGAGTTCACCAATTATTGCAAAAACGATTGCTACTACTGCGGGATCCGTAAAAGCAACGGGAAGGCGGAGCGCTACCGCTTGTCAAAGAAACAAATACTGGATTGCTGCGCTGCCGGGTATGCGCTTGGTTATCGCACCTTCGTGCTGCAGGGAGGTGAAGACGGGTATTTTACCGATAAAAAAATAATCGAAATCATCCAATCCATTAAGAAAAATCATCCTGACTGCGCGCTGACGCTTTCCATCGGGGAAAAAAGCTATGAAACCTATCAAGCGTTTTATGAAGCGGGTGCCGACCGCTACCTGCTTCGCCATGAAACAGCCGACGCCGAACACTATGGAAGGCTTCATCCGGCTGTCATGTCCCTCAAAAACAGAAAGCAGTGTCTCTATGACTTGAAAGAGATCGGCTATCAGGTCGGATGCGGAGTGATGGTCGGTTCTCCGTTTCAGACCACGGAAGCGCTGGTGGAGGATTTGTTATTGATCAAGGAACTGAATCCGCATATGGTCGGGATCGGCCCCTTTATCCCCCATCACGAAACGCCGTTTGCAGACCAGGAATCTGGAACGCTGGAGCTGACTTTATTTTTGCTTGGCTTGATCCGATTGATGCTGCCGAGCGTTTTACTACCGGCGACGACCGCTCTCGGTACGATCCACCCGCAAGGGAGGGAACTTGGTATTCTGGCCGGTGCCAACGTCGTAATGCCCAACCTGTCTCCGGTGGAGGTACGGAATAAATATTTGCTCTACGATAACAAGATCTGCACGGGGGACGAAGCTGCGGAATGCCGCTCCTGCCTGCAAAAAAGGATGGAAAGCATCGGCTGTCAGCTGCCGGTTTCCCGCGGGGACCATCGATCGATGGTTTAA